The following proteins come from a genomic window of Archocentrus centrarchus isolate MPI-CPG fArcCen1 chromosome 3, fArcCen1, whole genome shotgun sequence:
- the dbx1a gene encoding homeobox protein DBX1-A isoform X1: MMIPSVIAPPAFYPGLYRPAAALPLHQTLPSAFPTHSSFLVEDLLRISRPAAFINRTVPSASTSMPTATTTLSPSGAPERTAVTAGTRESCSPKTSVPSSKDPSFLKFGVNAILAPSPKTACSPPSVHSLNTKTFPVPCFDATFHPIFRAPYLPASSSVVPIPGTFSWPLAARGKPRRGMLRRAVFSDVQRKALEKMFQKQKYISKPDRKKLASKLGLKDSQVKIWFQNRRMKWRNSKERELLSSGGCREQTLPTKANPHPDLSDVGKKSSAEDEEEEEEEKDFGTERMRAAGSTISSPSLSSKHSDFSESDEEEITVS, from the exons ATGATGATCCCAAGCGTCATCGCGCCTCCCGCCTTCTATCCTGGTTTGTACCGGCCTGCGGCGGCTCTACCGCTCCACCAGACCCTGCCGTCGGCCTTCCCGACCCATTCCAGCTTCCTAGTGGAGGATCTGCTGCGGATAAGCCGCCCCGCCGCCTTTATAAACCGGACTGTCCCGTCAGCGAGCACCTCCATGCCAACAGCCACCACCACCCTGTCCCCCAGCGGCGCGCCCGAGCGCACAGCAGTGACTGCAGGGACGCGCGAATCGTGCTCACCGAAAACATCCGTGCCAAGCAGCAAGGACCCAAGTTTTCTCAAATTTGGAGTGAACGCCATCCTCGCACCCTCACCAAAGACTG CGTGCTCACCCCCTTCAGTCCACAGCCTGAACACCAAGACCTTCCCCGTTCCCTGCTTTGACGCAACGTTTCACCCAATATTCAGGGCGCCTTATTTACCAG CATCTTCATCCGTTGTTCCCATCCCCGGGACTTTTTCGTGGCCCCTGGCAGCCAGAGGAAAACCCCGGAGAGGGATGCTGAGGAGAGCAGTGTTTTCCGACGTACAGCGCAAAGCCTTGGAGAAAATGTTCCAGAAACAGAAATACATCAGCAAGCCCGACAGGAAGAAACTGGCATCTAAACTGGGCCTAAAAGACTCGCag GTAAAAATCTGGTTTCAGAACCGGCGGATGAAATGGAGGAACTCCAAGGAACGAGAGCTGCTGTCATCCGGTGGATGCCGCGAGCAGACGCTGCCCACCAAAGCCAACCCGCACCCGGACCTCAGCGACGTGGGCAAGAAGTCCTCCGcggaggatgaagaggaagaggaggaggaaaaagattTTGGAACAGAGAGAATGAGGGCGGCAGGGTCCACgatctcctctccttctctctccagTAAGCACTCGGACTTCTCAGAGTCAGATGAAGAAGAGATAACAGTatcttaa
- the dbx1a gene encoding homeobox protein DBX1-A isoform X2 → MMIPSVIAPPAFYPGLYRPAAALPLHQTLPSAFPTHSSFLVEDLLRISRPAAFINRTVPSASTSMPTATTTLSPSGAPERTAVTAGTRESCSPKTSVPSSKDPSFLKFGVNAILAPSPKTVHSLNTKTFPVPCFDATFHPIFRAPYLPASSSVVPIPGTFSWPLAARGKPRRGMLRRAVFSDVQRKALEKMFQKQKYISKPDRKKLASKLGLKDSQVKIWFQNRRMKWRNSKERELLSSGGCREQTLPTKANPHPDLSDVGKKSSAEDEEEEEEEKDFGTERMRAAGSTISSPSLSSKHSDFSESDEEEITVS, encoded by the exons ATGATGATCCCAAGCGTCATCGCGCCTCCCGCCTTCTATCCTGGTTTGTACCGGCCTGCGGCGGCTCTACCGCTCCACCAGACCCTGCCGTCGGCCTTCCCGACCCATTCCAGCTTCCTAGTGGAGGATCTGCTGCGGATAAGCCGCCCCGCCGCCTTTATAAACCGGACTGTCCCGTCAGCGAGCACCTCCATGCCAACAGCCACCACCACCCTGTCCCCCAGCGGCGCGCCCGAGCGCACAGCAGTGACTGCAGGGACGCGCGAATCGTGCTCACCGAAAACATCCGTGCCAAGCAGCAAGGACCCAAGTTTTCTCAAATTTGGAGTGAACGCCATCCTCGCACCCTCACCAAAGACTG TCCACAGCCTGAACACCAAGACCTTCCCCGTTCCCTGCTTTGACGCAACGTTTCACCCAATATTCAGGGCGCCTTATTTACCAG CATCTTCATCCGTTGTTCCCATCCCCGGGACTTTTTCGTGGCCCCTGGCAGCCAGAGGAAAACCCCGGAGAGGGATGCTGAGGAGAGCAGTGTTTTCCGACGTACAGCGCAAAGCCTTGGAGAAAATGTTCCAGAAACAGAAATACATCAGCAAGCCCGACAGGAAGAAACTGGCATCTAAACTGGGCCTAAAAGACTCGCag GTAAAAATCTGGTTTCAGAACCGGCGGATGAAATGGAGGAACTCCAAGGAACGAGAGCTGCTGTCATCCGGTGGATGCCGCGAGCAGACGCTGCCCACCAAAGCCAACCCGCACCCGGACCTCAGCGACGTGGGCAAGAAGTCCTCCGcggaggatgaagaggaagaggaggaggaaaaagattTTGGAACAGAGAGAATGAGGGCGGCAGGGTCCACgatctcctctccttctctctccagTAAGCACTCGGACTTCTCAGAGTCAGATGAAGAAGAGATAACAGTatcttaa